A genome region from Rhinoraja longicauda isolate Sanriku21f chromosome 43, sRhiLon1.1, whole genome shotgun sequence includes the following:
- the LOC144612141 gene encoding uncharacterized protein LOC144612141, translating into MAAADLMVLIIDVIIRSIVVMYFPLSFFTITPVCSINWALALAATTISVWFTVGFTFDRFVVICCQKLKTKYCTERTASVVIGTVIALSCLINVPWYFTFESAYISDNKPRGCVWTKSFLTSPSWTSFEFFYLNVTPCLPFVFLLLVNSLTARYILVSGRVRRLLRGRNSGENGKDPEMENRRKSIVLLFSISGSSIALWSTVVVYVVSERALGAEYFADSDLPTISLMLQVLSTCTNTCIYVLTQRKFREELKNVVKYPTCVKNMGGNSCRSEKSDPTDKGRPEEKMQIRENIPKVIKRTIKHREKVADSIVPPGSPADVVIKNNGDDQCPVNLCEATATHRLDLQSRPIDNPDLVLFTDGSSHQPSDDRLLAGYAVVTPHQVLEAYALPSGTSAQAPELYALTRACILAKDKSADIYTDSRYAFGVVQNFGQLWKNRGFITLTRKTIKHDKLVLNLWDSIQLPWQIAFIKCEAHTSSDDDASKGNRSADYVARLPSGKPRNYKRLKLSLQHKGCFRLALM; encoded by the exons atGGCAGCGGCCGACCTCATGGTCCTCATCATTGATGTCATAATAAGGTCCATTGTTGTGATGTATTTCCCGCTGTCGTTCTTCACCATCACCCCCGTGTGCTCCATCAACTGGGCCCTGGCCCTCGCAGCCACAACaatctctgtctggttcaccgtgggTTTCACGTTTGATCGGTTTGTGGTCATTTGTtgtcagaagctgaaaacaaaatattgcaccgagcgAACCGCGAGTGTTGTTATCGGAACCGTAATCGCTTTGAGCTGTTTAATAAACGTACCGTGGTATTTTACATTCGAATCAGCATATATCAGCGACAATAAACCCCGAGGGTGTGTCTGGACAAAGTCTTTCTTAACTTCACCTTCATGGACTTCGTTTGAGTTCTTCTACCTGAATGTAACTCCTTGTCTCCCGTTCGTTTTTCTTTTGTTGGTCAATTCACTGACCGCCAGGTACATTCTAGTCTCTGGTAGAGTCCGCAGATTGCTCCGGGGCCGCAACAGTGGAGAGAATGGCaaagacccggagatggagaaccgcaggaagtccatcgttttactcttcagcatatcaggcagttcCATTGCGTTGTGGAGCACAGTGGTTGTTTATGTTGTGTCTGAGCGCGCTTTGGGCGCTGAGTACTTCGCAGACAGTGATCTTCCGACAATTTCGTTGATGCTCCAGGTTCtgagtacctgcaccaacacgtgtatttatGTCCTGACCCAGAGAAAGTTCCGAGAGGAGCTGAAGAACGTGGTTAAATACCCC ACTTGTGTaaagaatatgggaggaaacagttGTCGATCGGAGAAATCTGATCCTACTGATAAAGGGAGGCCTGAGGAAAAGATGCAGATAAGAGAGAACATTCCCAAGGTGATAAAAAGGACCATAAAACACCGGGAAAAGGTAGCAGATTCCATTGTTCCACCGGGATCGCCAGCAGATGTGGTCATAAAAAACAACGGAGATGACCAATGTCCGGTAAATCTGTGTG AAGCCACTGCCACTCACCGGCTGGACTTACAGAGTCGTCCAATTGATAATCCTGACCTGGTCCTATTTACTGATGGCTCTTCACACCAACCTAGCGATGACAGATTATTAGCCGGATATGCGGTGGTCACACCACACCAAGTGTTGGAGGCATATGCTTTACCATCCGGAACGTCTGCTCAGGCACCTGAGCTGTATGCCCTGACTCGTGCCTGCATATTGGCAAAAGATAAAAGTGCTGATATCTACACCGATTCTCGCTATGCGTTTGGGGTTGTACAAAACTTTGGGCAGTTATGGAAAAATAGAGGATTCATTACATTAACAAGAAAGACTATTAAGCATGATAAACTGGTCTTAAATTTATGGGATTCTATTCAATTGCCATGGCAGATTGCATTTATTAAATGCGAGGCTCATACATCATCGGATGATGATGCATCAAAGGGAAACAGGTCAGCTGATTATGTAGCCAGATTGCCCTCAGGCAAACCCCGCAATTATAAGCGGCTAAAATTAAGTCTGCAACACAAAGGATGCTTCCGGTTAGCATTGATGTAA